A single window of Prochlorococcus marinus XMU1410 DNA harbors:
- a CDS encoding photosystem II high light acclimation radical SAM protein, whose product MNFNLKFEKLNKINYQRKHYGKILTVRLPCNPIFPIGPIYLADHIHKCFPGIEQQFIDLAIIPSNKVSKYLSRKIDQFRPHLIIFSWRDIQIYAPVDGRSGNPLQNSFEVFYSKNILKKIRGSWGGLKLIASHYGEIYRNTSLVKMGLKRAQKYNKNVKVILGGGAVSVFYEQLGNLLPKGTVISVGEGENLIEKIIRGDSIEEERCYIAGQKPRNKLIHEQPSGTIKTACNYQYIKSIWPEFNWYIEGGEYYVGVQTKRGCPHNCCFCVYTVVEGKQVRVNPVKEVIKEMKQLYDLGVRGFWFTDAQFIPAKKHIEDAKTLLQAIKDQGWDDIHWAAYIRADNIDAELAQLMVDTGMSYFEIGITSGSQELVRKMRLAYDLETVLNNCRMLVKSGFKNHVSVNYSFNVFDETPSTIRQTIAYHRELENIFGKGLVDPAIFFIGLQPHTLLEKYALEHKILKPNYNPMSMMPWTARKLLWNPGSLGKKLGQVCLEAFDNPEDEFGKTVIDILERDYGKSSLKESLKVRPLSERKLAHSKK is encoded by the coding sequence ATGAATTTTAACTTGAAGTTCGAAAAATTAAATAAAATAAATTACCAAAGAAAGCACTATGGAAAAATCCTAACTGTAAGACTACCATGTAATCCAATATTTCCAATAGGTCCTATTTATTTAGCAGATCATATTCATAAATGTTTTCCAGGTATAGAGCAACAATTCATAGATCTTGCAATAATTCCATCTAATAAAGTTTCCAAATATTTATCTAGAAAAATTGATCAATTTAGACCACACCTTATCATTTTTTCATGGAGAGATATACAAATTTATGCACCTGTTGATGGTAGAAGTGGAAATCCCCTACAAAACTCTTTTGAAGTTTTTTACTCAAAAAACATCCTTAAAAAAATTAGAGGTTCTTGGGGAGGATTAAAATTAATTGCATCACATTATGGGGAAATATATAGAAATACTTCTTTAGTCAAGATGGGACTAAAAAGAGCACAAAAATACAACAAAAATGTAAAAGTAATTTTAGGAGGTGGTGCTGTTAGTGTCTTCTATGAACAATTAGGGAATCTCCTTCCAAAAGGCACAGTTATTTCTGTTGGAGAAGGAGAAAATCTTATAGAAAAAATCATTAGAGGAGACTCTATAGAGGAAGAAAGATGTTATATTGCTGGACAAAAACCTCGGAACAAATTAATACATGAACAACCTTCAGGCACAATTAAAACAGCCTGCAACTATCAATATATTAAATCAATATGGCCTGAATTTAATTGGTATATTGAAGGGGGAGAATACTATGTAGGGGTACAAACAAAAAGAGGTTGTCCACATAATTGTTGTTTCTGTGTTTATACAGTTGTGGAGGGAAAGCAGGTTCGCGTAAATCCTGTTAAAGAAGTAATCAAAGAAATGAAGCAACTATATGATCTTGGAGTGAGGGGATTTTGGTTCACAGATGCACAGTTTATTCCAGCCAAAAAACATATTGAAGATGCAAAAACACTTTTGCAAGCTATTAAGGATCAAGGCTGGGACGATATTCATTGGGCTGCATACATCAGGGCAGATAATATTGATGCTGAACTAGCTCAACTTATGGTTGATACAGGTATGAGCTATTTTGAAATAGGAATCACTTCGGGATCTCAAGAACTTGTTAGAAAAATGAGATTAGCGTATGACCTTGAAACTGTATTAAATAATTGCAGAATGCTAGTCAAATCAGGTTTCAAGAATCATGTTTCAGTCAATTATTCATTTAATGTTTTTGATGAAACGCCCAGCACCATTAGACAAACAATTGCTTACCATAGAGAATTAGAAAATATTTTTGGTAAAGGCTTAGTTGATCCAGCTATATTCTTTATAGGTTTGCAACCTCATACTCTCCTTGAGAAGTACGCTTTAGAGCATAAAATTTTGAAGCCAAATTATAACCCAATGAGCATGATGCCATGGACAGCAAGAAAACTTCTCTGGAATCCAGGGTCACTAGGAAAAAAACTTGGTCAGGTTTGCTTAGAAGCTTTTGATAATCCAGAAGACGAATTTGGCAAAACAGTTATCGACATTCTTGAGAGAGATTATGGAAAGTCTTCCTTAAAAGAATCGTTAAAAGTCCGTCCTTTATCAGAAAGGAAATTAGCTCACTCTAAAAAATAA
- the clpS gene encoding ATP-dependent Clp protease adapter ClpS — translation MLSIKLEQSANNNSAVIEKKPAELKNKSPKYKVLLHNDPVNSMEYVTISLREVVPQLSEQDAIAIMLEAHNTGVGLVIVCDLEPAEFYSESLKSKGISSSIEKED, via the coding sequence ATGCTATCTATAAAGTTAGAACAAAGTGCAAATAATAATTCAGCAGTGATTGAAAAGAAACCTGCTGAATTAAAAAATAAATCTCCAAAATATAAGGTTTTACTTCATAATGACCCAGTTAATTCTATGGAGTATGTCACTATTTCACTGCGAGAAGTTGTTCCGCAATTAAGTGAACAAGATGCTATTGCAATAATGCTTGAAGCACACAATACGGGGGTGGGTTTAGTAATTGTTTGTGATTTAGAGCCAGCAGAATTCTACTCAGAATCTTTGAAATCTAAAGGAATTTCTAGTTCAATTGAGAAAGAGGATTAA
- a CDS encoding LL-diaminopimelate aminotransferase codes for MVQVNENYLKLKAGYLFPEIAKRVKIYSQSNKSAEIIKLGIGDVTEPLPKACIEAMGKALDDMGTINGFRGYGPEQGYSWLREKISEHDFISRGCQISPEEIFVSDGSKCDSSNILDILGKDNSIAVTDPVYPVYVDSNVMTGRTGEALENGTYQGLTYLAINEGNNFLPKIPEKKVDILYLCFPNNPTGATITKKELKKWVDYALQNKSLILFDAAYEAFIQDNDVPHSIYEIDGAKDCAIEFRSFSKNAGFTGVRCAFTVIPKDLKGLSSTNEEIELWPLWNRRQSTKFNGVSYVVQKGAEAVYSTEGKKQVKGLIDFYMENAKIMKNKLQNSGYKVYGGDNAPYIWIKVPDQMTSWDFFDFLLQKVSVVGTPGSGFGLAGEGYFRLSAFNSRSNVLDAMERIINI; via the coding sequence GTGGTTCAAGTAAACGAAAATTATTTAAAACTCAAAGCAGGCTATTTATTCCCTGAAATCGCTAAAAGGGTAAAAATTTATTCTCAATCAAATAAGAGTGCTGAAATTATTAAACTTGGCATAGGAGATGTTACAGAACCATTACCTAAAGCATGCATAGAAGCTATGGGTAAAGCTTTAGATGACATGGGAACAATAAACGGTTTCAGAGGTTATGGACCAGAACAAGGTTATTCTTGGCTGAGAGAAAAAATATCTGAGCATGATTTTATTTCTCGAGGCTGTCAAATTTCACCTGAAGAAATCTTTGTTTCAGATGGTTCTAAATGCGATAGCAGCAATATTTTAGATATTCTTGGCAAAGATAATTCAATTGCTGTAACAGATCCTGTTTATCCTGTTTATGTAGATAGTAACGTCATGACAGGGAGAACTGGAGAAGCTCTCGAAAATGGTACTTATCAAGGATTAACATATCTAGCAATAAACGAGGGGAATAATTTTTTGCCAAAAATACCTGAAAAAAAAGTTGATATTTTATATCTTTGTTTTCCAAATAATCCTACTGGAGCAACTATCACAAAAAAAGAATTGAAAAAGTGGGTTGACTATGCCCTCCAAAACAAATCTCTGATACTTTTTGATGCAGCTTATGAAGCATTTATCCAAGATAATGATGTTCCACATTCAATATATGAGATTGATGGGGCAAAGGATTGTGCTATTGAATTTAGATCTTTTTCAAAGAACGCAGGATTCACTGGAGTTAGATGTGCTTTTACAGTAATACCTAAGGATCTCAAAGGTTTGAGCTCAACAAATGAGGAAATAGAGTTATGGCCTCTTTGGAATAGGCGACAATCCACAAAGTTCAATGGAGTAAGTTACGTGGTTCAGAAAGGTGCAGAGGCTGTTTATTCCACTGAAGGGAAAAAACAGGTTAAAGGTTTAATTGATTTTTATATGGAAAATGCAAAAATCATGAAAAATAAACTGCAGAATTCAGGATATAAAGTCTACGGTGGGGACAATGCTCCTTATATCTGGATTAAAGTTCCAGATCAAATGACATCTTGGGACTTTTTTGATTTCCTTCTCCAAAAGGTTAGTGTAGTGGGAACACCTGGGAGTGGATTCGGATTGGCAGGAGAGGGTTATTTTCGCTTGTCAGCATTTAACTCACGATCAAACGTCCTTGATGCAATGGAAAGAATAATTAATATATAA
- a CDS encoding Rne/Rng family ribonuclease translates to MSQQIIIAEQARIAALLTDDRVDELIVAQGQYQIGDIFLGTVENVLPGIDAAFINIGESDKNGFIHVSDLGPLSLKKGTFGITELLEPKQKVLVQVIKEPTGSKGPRLTGSISIPGKYLILQPYGQGVNISRKINTETERSRLKALGVLIKPPSTGLLFRTEAEKIKEELLIEDLEHLIQQWENLLKVSEASNPPNLIKRDDDFSIKILRDHIKESTKSIIIDSKFSVARAKDFLINYESDISIEFHDNSFKQHIFEKYEIKKTIQKALQPRVDLPSGGYIIIEPTEALTVIDVNSGSFTRSANSRQTVLWTNCEAAVEISRQMKLRNIGGVIVVDFIDMESRRDQFQLLEHFTSAIKDDSARPQIAQLTELGLVELTRKRQGQNIYELFGKKCSTCDGTGHLENILDNEISNLEIKNVENKPNQSNNLKSLDIDTSQFTDDQEKIIVKELANSKDISKENSFNKKENDNQNLNQSNSKEKNIITVDLTNEEKIVFSQLGINPLIKLGKEYLASNNFVLLKDSNKESEKPLTTKKAKSKQIKKISKSGEDKIQTKIEEDINSQDNSTNKTNENNEVLFTDKKDEVELKDELNNARKKRRRSSASIE, encoded by the coding sequence ATGTCTCAGCAAATTATCATCGCTGAGCAGGCTCGAATAGCAGCACTACTCACAGATGATCGAGTTGATGAATTAATCGTCGCACAAGGTCAATATCAAATTGGCGATATTTTTTTAGGAACAGTTGAAAATGTTCTCCCTGGAATTGATGCCGCATTTATAAATATTGGCGAAAGTGATAAAAATGGATTCATCCATGTTTCAGATTTAGGTCCACTAAGTCTCAAAAAAGGAACATTTGGAATAACTGAATTACTAGAACCAAAACAAAAAGTTCTAGTACAGGTAATAAAGGAACCCACAGGATCTAAAGGGCCTAGACTAACAGGAAGCATTTCAATCCCTGGGAAATACTTAATATTGCAGCCATATGGCCAAGGAGTAAATATTTCAAGAAAAATAAATACAGAAACGGAACGAAGTCGTTTGAAAGCTCTTGGTGTTTTAATTAAACCACCAAGCACAGGCTTGTTATTTAGAACAGAGGCTGAAAAGATAAAAGAAGAACTTCTTATTGAAGATTTAGAACATTTAATTCAACAATGGGAAAATTTACTAAAAGTTTCAGAGGCTTCTAATCCACCAAATTTAATAAAAAGAGATGATGATTTCTCTATTAAAATCTTAAGAGATCATATTAAAGAATCAACTAAAAGCATAATTATCGATAGTAAATTTTCAGTTGCAAGGGCAAAAGATTTTTTAATTAATTATGAATCTGATATAAGTATTGAATTTCACGATAACAGTTTCAAACAACATATTTTCGAGAAATATGAAATCAAGAAAACAATTCAAAAAGCCCTCCAGCCTAGAGTAGATCTTCCTTCGGGGGGTTATATAATTATTGAACCTACTGAAGCTTTAACAGTAATCGATGTAAACTCTGGATCATTTACAAGATCTGCCAACTCAAGACAAACCGTTTTGTGGACAAACTGCGAAGCAGCAGTTGAAATCTCAAGACAAATGAAATTAAGAAATATTGGTGGAGTTATAGTAGTAGATTTTATTGATATGGAATCTAGAAGAGATCAATTTCAGTTACTTGAGCATTTTACCTCAGCAATAAAAGATGATTCTGCGAGGCCTCAAATTGCTCAGCTTACTGAATTAGGCTTGGTGGAGTTAACCAGAAAAAGGCAAGGTCAAAATATATATGAATTATTTGGTAAAAAATGTTCTACGTGCGATGGTACAGGACATTTAGAAAATATATTAGATAACGAAATTTCTAACTTAGAAATTAAAAATGTTGAAAATAAACCTAATCAATCAAACAATCTAAAATCTTTAGATATAGATACTTCTCAATTTACTGATGATCAAGAAAAAATAATTGTCAAGGAATTAGCTAACTCCAAAGACATAAGTAAAGAGAATTCTTTTAACAAAAAAGAAAATGATAATCAAAATTTGAACCAATCAAATTCAAAGGAAAAAAATATAATAACTGTTGATCTTACTAATGAAGAAAAAATTGTTTTCAGTCAATTAGGTATTAATCCACTTATAAAGTTAGGTAAAGAATATCTTGCCAGCAATAATTTTGTGCTTTTAAAAGACAGTAATAAGGAATCCGAAAAACCCTTAACTACTAAAAAAGCAAAATCAAAACAAATAAAAAAAATCTCAAAATCGGGAGAAGATAAGATTCAAACTAAGATTGAAGAAGATATAAATTCTCAAGACAACTCAACAAATAAAACTAATGAAAATAATGAAGTTTTATTTACAGATAAAAAAGATGAAGTTGAACTTAAAGATGAGCTAAATAATGCAAGAAAAAAAAGAAGAAGGTCTTCAGCGAGCATTGAATAA
- a CDS encoding ribonuclease HII, with protein sequence MQEKKEEGLQRALNKVSEVGLDEVGRGAIFGPVFSAVVVLNEKNKFILKEFGVADSKKLTPRKRKLLLPKILLLTSDYGIGQSSAREIDKLGIRVATELSMIRALKKLKEKPSELIIDGPLLLRPWNGIQKNIISGDSKFISIASASIVAKVSRDNLMERLEKKYSGYFIFKNKGYGTKEHILLIKKHGITKLHRKSFLKKSNLV encoded by the coding sequence ATGCAAGAAAAAAAAGAAGAAGGTCTTCAGCGAGCATTGAATAAAGTATCCGAAGTTGGTTTAGATGAAGTTGGAAGAGGAGCAATTTTTGGTCCAGTTTTTTCAGCAGTTGTAGTATTAAATGAAAAAAATAAATTTATCTTAAAAGAATTTGGAGTTGCAGATAGTAAAAAACTAACTCCCAGAAAAAGAAAATTACTTTTACCAAAAATTTTATTACTCACTTCAGATTATGGAATTGGGCAATCTTCGGCTAGAGAGATAGATAAATTAGGTATCAGAGTTGCGACAGAACTTTCAATGATAAGAGCTTTAAAAAAATTAAAAGAAAAGCCATCTGAATTAATAATTGATGGCCCCTTATTATTAAGACCATGGAACGGAATTCAGAAAAACATAATATCTGGAGACTCAAAGTTTATCTCGATAGCTTCAGCAAGCATAGTTGCTAAAGTTTCTCGCGATAATCTCATGGAGAGGTTAGAAAAAAAATACTCAGGATACTTTATATTTAAAAATAAAGGGTATGGTACCAAAGAGCATATTTTATTAATCAAAAAACATGGAATAACAAAACTTCATAGAAAAAGTTTTTTAAAAAAATCAAATCTTGTTTAA
- a CDS encoding DUF1997 domain-containing protein: MLLSFDARQKLKLSVTRNKEYLSKYLLEEERVVGAMLDSKKLVPEGVGRYKYTVTSFKVFQLDINPVVSIAVENKDGILKMSALESTLDGLGIIDDFNLILKANLAATDIGLEGEALLGVSVSQPPLLKLVPKKILESTGHSVLNGILLGIKSRVQQQLVKDFLDWCELNKI, translated from the coding sequence ATGCTGTTATCTTTTGATGCTAGACAGAAACTAAAGCTCTCTGTAACACGTAATAAAGAATATCTTTCTAAATATCTTTTGGAAGAAGAAAGAGTTGTTGGAGCAATGCTTGACTCCAAAAAATTAGTCCCAGAAGGGGTAGGTAGATATAAGTATACAGTAACAAGTTTTAAGGTTTTTCAATTAGATATTAACCCTGTTGTCTCAATTGCGGTAGAAAATAAAGATGGAATTTTAAAAATGAGTGCCCTTGAAAGTACATTAGATGGTTTGGGGATAATAGATGATTTTAATCTTATTTTGAAAGCGAATTTGGCAGCGACTGATATTGGGTTAGAAGGTGAGGCGCTTCTTGGGGTATCTGTCAGCCAACCCCCTTTACTTAAATTGGTCCCAAAGAAAATTTTGGAATCTACTGGTCATTCGGTATTAAATGGGATTCTGTTGGGTATAAAGTCAAGGGTTCAACAGCAACTCGTAAAAGATTTTCTAGATTGGTGTGAATTAAACAAGATTTGA
- the pheA gene encoding prephenate dehydratase, with amino-acid sequence MRKQVAYLGPKGTYAEKAAHILSKLANFQTPIFVPCNGLHSVIKSIAYNNCDAAVVPIENSVEGGVTATLDALWKFPEIFINKAIVLPIKHALISDGELSNISEVLSHPQALAQCSEWLSENLPNAISLPTNSTSEAVNMVKGSRFRAAIGSKSLIQIEGLKELAFPINDVPGNCTRFVLLSKESNSNLANIASFAFSLISNKPGALLKAINYIADFGFNMSKIESRPSKRELGEYIIYIDLEINSQNNIKNFLELKKNLKPLCNNFVDFGNYFSENIELY; translated from the coding sequence ATGCGCAAACAAGTTGCATACTTAGGCCCTAAAGGAACATACGCAGAAAAAGCAGCTCATATATTATCAAAGCTTGCCAATTTTCAGACACCTATATTTGTACCATGTAATGGGTTACATTCGGTCATTAAATCAATAGCGTACAACAATTGTGATGCTGCTGTAGTCCCTATAGAAAATTCCGTAGAAGGGGGGGTAACGGCAACCCTAGATGCTCTTTGGAAATTTCCTGAAATCTTTATAAATAAAGCAATTGTTTTACCTATAAAACATGCATTAATTAGTGATGGAGAACTTTCAAACATTTCAGAAGTATTATCTCATCCTCAAGCATTAGCTCAATGTTCAGAATGGTTATCTGAAAATCTTCCAAATGCAATTTCTCTTCCAACAAATTCAACATCAGAAGCTGTGAATATGGTTAAGGGAAGTAGATTCAGAGCCGCTATCGGTTCAAAATCATTAATTCAAATCGAAGGACTTAAAGAATTAGCCTTTCCTATTAATGATGTTCCAGGTAATTGCACTAGATTTGTATTATTGAGTAAGGAATCAAATTCAAATTTAGCTAATATTGCCAGTTTCGCTTTCTCATTAATATCAAATAAACCTGGTGCTTTGCTGAAAGCGATAAATTATATTGCAGATTTCGGGTTTAATATGAGTAAAATTGAATCAAGACCTTCAAAAAGAGAATTAGGCGAATATATAATTTATATTGATTTAGAAATAAATAGTCAAAATAACATTAAAAATTTTCTTGAATTGAAGAAAAATCTAAAGCCACTTTGCAATAATTTTGTAGATTTTGGAAATTATTTTTCTGAGAATATTGAACTATACTAA
- a CDS encoding methyltransferase domain-containing protein translates to MFELLIPFFLLVLFFFVLFLIWRIKARKYISSGTVASAYDAWTQDKLLERLWGEHIHLGFYPSEKNIDFRKAKVQFVHELVKWSGLDKLPKGSRILDVGCGIGGSSRILAGHYGFNVTGITISPAQVKRARELTPNGLNCYFQVMDALDLKFEDGSFDAVWSVEAGAHMNDKTRFADEMLRTLRPGGYLALADWNSRDLVAYPASFFEKLVLKQLLEQWVHPNFISINEFGNILRNNKNSSGKVISENWNSYTNPSWYDSIIEGIRRPFAILSLGPFAIVKSIREIPTILLMNWAFRKGLMEFGVYKCRG, encoded by the coding sequence ATGTTTGAATTATTAATCCCTTTTTTTTTATTAGTTTTATTCTTTTTTGTTTTATTCCTAATCTGGAGAATTAAAGCTAGAAAATATATTTCTTCCGGCACAGTGGCTTCCGCGTATGATGCTTGGACCCAGGATAAATTACTTGAGAGATTGTGGGGTGAACATATACATTTAGGTTTTTATCCTTCAGAAAAAAATATTGATTTTAGAAAGGCTAAAGTTCAGTTTGTTCATGAATTAGTTAAATGGAGTGGTTTAGATAAATTACCGAAGGGATCCAGAATTCTTGATGTAGGTTGTGGGATAGGAGGAAGTTCTAGGATTCTTGCAGGACATTATGGGTTTAATGTCACTGGCATTACAATTAGTCCGGCTCAAGTAAAAAGAGCAAGAGAACTTACTCCTAATGGATTAAATTGCTATTTTCAAGTTATGGATGCTTTGGATTTGAAGTTTGAAGATGGATCATTTGATGCGGTCTGGAGTGTTGAGGCTGGTGCACACATGAATGATAAAACTAGGTTTGCAGATGAAATGTTGAGAACTCTAAGACCTGGTGGTTATTTGGCATTGGCTGATTGGAACTCAAGAGACCTCGTTGCATACCCCGCATCATTTTTTGAAAAGTTAGTTCTTAAACAATTACTCGAACAATGGGTACATCCAAATTTTATTAGCATTAATGAATTCGGTAACATTCTTAGAAATAACAAAAATAGTTCTGGAAAAGTTATTTCTGAAAATTGGAATTCTTATACAAATCCTTCATGGTATGACTCCATTATTGAAGGCATTCGAAGGCCCTTTGCAATTTTGTCACTTGGCCCATTTGCTATAGTGAAGTCGATTAGAGAAATTCCAACAATACTTCTCATGAATTGGGCATTTAGAAAAGGTTTAATGGAGTTTGGAGTTTATAAATGTAGAGGGTAA